From a single Prochlorococcus sp. MIT 0603 genomic region:
- a CDS encoding pyridoxal phosphate-dependent aminotransferase has protein sequence MNTNNSISKRAIGLKPSLTLEISALAQKLKLEGRDICSLSAGEPDFDTPNFIIEACKKALDEGITRYGPAAGDLELRKALAKKLTESYEFNIGSENLLITNGGKQAIFNVLQIILDEGDEVLIPSPFWLSYPEITRFAGGIPISIKTSPEEGFKLHINNVEEKITSKTKVLILNSPCNPTGRVMKLDELQDIANLLRKYPNIFVISDEIYEYLIAEDQIHIHLSRIAPDLKERIFTVNGFAKAWAMTGWRVGYLQGNSQIINKAIALQSQSTSNVCSFAQKGALAAITEMPNGIEHMIDSFNSRREILTNGINQISGLSICPQHGAFYAFPLLDAHLPNSLDFCKTALEEEGLALIPGIAFGDDRCIRISCSASSAIITDGLTRLNSVVKRLS, from the coding sequence ATGAACACTAATAATTCAATCTCAAAAAGAGCTATTGGCTTAAAACCATCACTAACTCTAGAGATAAGCGCCTTAGCTCAAAAACTAAAGTTAGAGGGAAGAGATATATGTAGCTTGAGTGCAGGGGAACCAGATTTTGATACGCCAAATTTTATTATCGAAGCATGCAAAAAAGCACTAGATGAAGGAATAACAAGATATGGGCCAGCAGCTGGAGACCTGGAACTAAGAAAGGCATTGGCTAAAAAGCTTACAGAATCATATGAATTTAATATTGGTAGTGAAAATTTACTCATAACAAATGGGGGCAAGCAAGCGATATTTAATGTCCTTCAAATCATTCTTGACGAAGGGGATGAAGTTTTAATTCCATCACCCTTTTGGCTTAGTTACCCCGAAATAACAAGATTTGCAGGAGGAATTCCTATATCAATAAAAACTTCTCCAGAAGAAGGATTCAAATTACATATCAATAATGTGGAAGAAAAGATTACAAGCAAGACAAAAGTCCTAATTCTGAATTCACCCTGTAATCCAACTGGGAGGGTTATGAAATTAGATGAATTACAAGATATTGCAAACCTACTAAGAAAATATCCCAATATTTTTGTTATCAGTGATGAAATCTATGAGTACTTAATTGCAGAAGACCAAATTCACATACATTTATCTAGAATAGCCCCAGATTTAAAAGAAAGAATTTTTACAGTCAATGGTTTTGCAAAAGCCTGGGCAATGACAGGATGGAGAGTTGGATATTTACAAGGTAATAGCCAAATAATTAATAAGGCAATTGCTTTACAAAGCCAAAGTACTAGTAACGTATGTAGCTTTGCTCAAAAAGGTGCGTTAGCAGCAATAACAGAAATGCCAAACGGTATCGAGCATATGATTGATAGCTTTAACTCAAGGAGAGAAATCCTTACTAACGGTATCAACCAAATATCAGGCTTGAGCATTTGCCCACAACATGGGGCATTCTATGCCTTCCCCCTTCTTGATGCACATCTACCAAACTCATTAGATTTTTGTAAGACTGCTTTAGAAGAAGAAGGGCTAGCTCTAATACCTGGGATTGCTTTTGGGGATGATCGTTGTATTCGTATATCATGTTCAGCATCTAGTGCAATTATTACTGATGGCTTAACTAGGTTGAATTCAGTTGTAAAAAGACTCAGTTGA
- a CDS encoding putative selenate ABC transporter substrate-binding protein, with the protein MLHIQKKIKSTTIILIVLVQLLLSGNAFAKERLVISAIPDQNPEKLNRLYSLLAQELSESLGIKVIYKPVVNYQAAVSAFRTGDLDLVWFGGLTGVQARLQKPGSKVIAQRDIDANFRSVFIANTKSKIKSIKDIYQLKALGGRRFTFGSESSTSGRLMPQYFLNKANVTIADFKGGKAGFSGSHDATIALVKSGSYEAGALNEEVWKDNLRSGRVSENKVIVIWRTPPYADYHWLALPNLDKRFGRGFTKKLRTNILGFNLKNPRQAKILTLFNAKKFIEANEHQYKNIESIGRELGKIR; encoded by the coding sequence ATGCTTCATATACAAAAAAAAATAAAATCAACAACAATAATACTAATAGTATTAGTGCAATTGCTACTTAGCGGCAATGCTTTCGCTAAAGAAAGGCTAGTAATAAGTGCCATCCCTGATCAGAATCCTGAGAAACTTAATAGGTTATATTCATTGCTAGCGCAAGAACTCTCAGAAAGCTTAGGTATAAAAGTCATTTATAAGCCTGTAGTTAATTATCAAGCAGCAGTAAGTGCCTTTCGAACAGGAGATTTAGATTTAGTATGGTTTGGGGGCTTAACAGGTGTGCAAGCTAGGCTTCAAAAGCCTGGTTCCAAGGTAATAGCACAAAGAGATATTGATGCTAATTTTCGTAGTGTTTTTATTGCAAATACAAAAAGTAAAATAAAATCTATAAAAGATATTTATCAACTAAAGGCTCTAGGAGGTAGACGATTCACATTTGGATCTGAAAGTTCAACATCTGGAAGATTGATGCCACAATATTTCCTGAATAAAGCAAATGTAACCATAGCTGATTTCAAAGGAGGAAAAGCAGGTTTTAGTGGTAGTCATGATGCAACTATAGCTTTAGTTAAAAGTGGCTCATATGAAGCCGGAGCACTAAACGAAGAGGTTTGGAAAGATAATCTAAGGAGTGGTCGTGTCTCAGAAAACAAAGTCATAGTGATATGGAGAACACCTCCATATGCCGACTACCATTGGCTTGCTCTACCAAATCTCGATAAAAGATTTGGTAGAGGCTTTACCAAGAAACTAAGAACTAATATTTTAGGGTTTAACCTAAAGAACCCTCGTCAAGCAAAGATATTAACTTTGTTTAATGCTAAAAAGTTTATTGAAGCTAATGAGCATCAATACAAGAATATAGAGAGTATTGGGAGGGAACTAGGGAAAATCAGATGA
- a CDS encoding ATP-binding cassette domain-containing protein, translated as MNTLLEANGVSVKGMTGFRLKDINLKIDLGDKVALIGKSGSGKTTLLNVLNGALTCDGDVLFNGQHVKGLKRKYRRNIATFWQDLRLIEELSVGQNINCGALGKHNPIWALRNLMGEIGTKKCITCMDAAELSIDLINEDITKLSSGQRTRVAIARLFRQESEIILADEPFSHLDKVLTKKILNTFLHLKSYQDLNIANTYLISIHQLELLDKFTRVIGLKGGEIVLDYQATQIKTEDIENLYK; from the coding sequence ATGAATACTTTGCTCGAAGCTAATGGTGTTAGTGTTAAAGGGATGACTGGGTTTAGGCTAAAGGATATAAATCTCAAAATAGATTTAGGAGATAAAGTAGCTCTTATAGGAAAAAGCGGATCTGGTAAAACAACATTATTAAACGTTCTTAATGGAGCACTAACTTGTGACGGTGACGTATTATTTAATGGGCAACATGTGAAAGGATTAAAAAGAAAGTATAGACGTAACATTGCAACATTTTGGCAGGATTTAAGACTTATCGAAGAACTATCTGTTGGTCAAAATATAAATTGCGGAGCATTAGGAAAACACAATCCAATTTGGGCACTTAGAAATTTAATGGGGGAAATAGGAACAAAGAAATGTATTACCTGCATGGACGCTGCTGAGTTATCCATAGATCTTATAAATGAAGATATAACTAAATTATCTAGTGGTCAAAGAACAAGAGTAGCTATAGCAAGACTTTTTAGGCAAGAGTCGGAAATAATTCTGGCAGACGAGCCGTTTTCTCATCTTGATAAAGTCTTAACTAAAAAAATATTGAACACCTTCTTACATTTAAAAAGCTACCAAGATTTAAATATTGCTAATACTTATTTAATAAGCATTCATCAACTAGAATTACTAGATAAATTCACTCGTGTTATAGGATTAAAGGGAGGAGAAATTGTGTTGGACTATCAAGCTACTCAAATCAAAACAGAAGATATCGAGAATTTGTACAAATAG
- a CDS encoding PhnE/PtxC family ABC transporter permease produces MKSYLIRKPVITLLPVLGIIPVVIQLLHGLHIGGLNTLSNFFLSAFQPSLEKSVLISSWHGIQVTFGIGLISWSISLSIGLILGIATSYTFNSIVEIPEIIPTSLRRILTIPRATHELIWGLLLLQIFGLAPWIAILAIAVPYSSLMARVFSEQIDKINSKTLTAINQTGCSKFSILSTALFPKIIPIIGTYGFYRLECAIRGATLLGVFGLGGIGTELQLSIMSLQFNEVWSSMWMLVIAIFLLEKTCRWLQNPELYVRNIGMYSIGISLLIILSSAISLICLDKLGVEIFSASRYHSFNFPSIIHLKSALINLPWFKLIIETISLTLIASLVATGVPPLLLMLGPSKIAQSLISFIWIFFRIIPPPLTSMLLLLSTTPTISVAALALAIQNMAVLGRLLKDRIDQSDDRYLNSIKATGANDHISWFYGKLSSESTNYLTYALYRSDVILRESIVVGMAGGTGLGWQLKESISSFAWEEVMLITIVFIIITLIGETVSERLQKRLLYDEHKEMHLIS; encoded by the coding sequence TTGAAATCATATCTGATTAGAAAGCCTGTAATTACGTTATTACCTGTATTAGGAATAATCCCTGTGGTTATTCAATTACTCCATGGTCTACATATTGGTGGCCTTAATACTTTATCTAATTTCTTTTTATCTGCGTTTCAACCATCACTAGAAAAAAGCGTACTGATTAGCAGCTGGCATGGTATTCAAGTTACTTTCGGTATAGGGTTAATTTCATGGAGCATTAGTCTCTCAATCGGTCTTATTCTTGGCATTGCCACTTCATATACATTTAACAGTATTGTAGAGATACCAGAAATTATACCGACATCCCTTAGGCGAATACTAACTATTCCTAGAGCTACACATGAATTGATTTGGGGATTACTACTTTTACAGATATTTGGACTAGCCCCATGGATTGCCATTCTTGCTATTGCTGTTCCATATTCATCTTTAATGGCAAGAGTATTTTCAGAACAGATTGACAAGATTAATTCTAAAACGTTAACTGCAATAAATCAAACTGGATGCAGCAAATTTTCAATACTCTCTACGGCTTTGTTCCCAAAAATAATTCCAATAATTGGAACATATGGGTTTTACCGTCTTGAATGTGCGATACGAGGTGCCACATTGTTAGGTGTTTTTGGGCTTGGTGGTATTGGCACTGAATTACAATTAAGCATAATGTCATTGCAATTTAATGAGGTCTGGAGCTCTATGTGGATGTTGGTTATAGCAATATTTCTATTAGAGAAAACATGCAGATGGTTACAGAATCCGGAATTATATGTTCGGAATATAGGTATGTATTCTATAGGGATATCATTGTTAATAATATTATCCTCTGCTATAAGTCTAATATGCCTAGATAAGTTAGGAGTAGAGATATTTAGTGCCTCACGTTACCATTCGTTTAACTTCCCAAGTATAATTCATCTAAAATCAGCTTTGATAAATTTACCTTGGTTTAAACTTATTATAGAAACAATAAGCTTAACATTGATTGCATCACTAGTTGCGACAGGGGTGCCCCCGCTCTTATTGATGCTAGGACCAAGTAAGATTGCCCAAAGCCTTATTAGTTTTATATGGATTTTCTTTAGAATAATACCACCACCACTTACATCAATGTTGTTATTATTAAGCACAACGCCAACAATATCTGTCGCTGCTCTAGCATTAGCAATACAAAATATGGCTGTACTTGGTAGACTATTAAAGGATAGAATAGACCAGAGTGATGATAGATACCTTAATTCTATAAAAGCCACGGGTGCTAATGATCATATTTCTTGGTTCTATGGCAAGTTATCATCAGAAAGCACTAATTATTTAACCTATGCCCTATATAGATCAGACGTTATTTTACGTGAAAGTATAGTCGTTGGAATGGCAGGAGGAACAGGTTTGGGATGGCAATTAAAAGAGTCCATAAGTTCTTTTGCATGGGAAGAAGTTATGCTCATTACAATAGTATTTATAATAATTACACTAATAGGCGAAACAGTAAGCGAAAGACTTCAAAAACGTCTACTTTACGACGAACATAAAGAAATGCACTTAATATCATAA
- a CDS encoding GDSL-type esterase/lipase family protein: MTNTSIRQLIVFGDSTVYGWGDIDGGGWCARLQRYWMQLEDKPTIYQLGIRGDGLEKVAQRWHREWECRGEFRRAKPTGLLLSIGLNDTAKVGREDGRPQLSKDAFRFGLEELLKKIKKETYVMVMGLTPVDESKMPYANCLWYSNQDCLSYERLIEECCLELDIPFLPTFQELRKETLYEEWIMSDGIHLNSQGHQWLFKKVLAWHPLSKWASE, encoded by the coding sequence ATGACAAATACATCCATAAGACAGTTAATAGTATTCGGCGACAGCACAGTATATGGATGGGGTGATATTGATGGAGGAGGTTGGTGTGCAAGGCTTCAACGATATTGGATGCAACTAGAAGATAAGCCGACCATTTATCAACTTGGTATTAGAGGAGACGGACTTGAAAAAGTTGCACAGAGATGGCATAGAGAATGGGAATGTCGAGGTGAGTTCAGAAGAGCTAAGCCTACAGGGTTGCTATTATCAATAGGTCTAAATGATACTGCCAAGGTAGGTAGAGAAGATGGGCGTCCACAATTATCTAAGGATGCGTTTAGATTCGGATTAGAAGAGCTTCTTAAAAAGATTAAAAAGGAAACCTACGTAATGGTTATGGGTTTAACTCCTGTCGACGAAAGTAAAATGCCATATGCCAACTGTCTCTGGTATTCCAATCAAGATTGTTTAAGCTATGAAAGACTTATCGAAGAATGTTGCTTAGAATTAGATATTCCTTTCTTGCCAACATTTCAAGAGTTGAGGAAGGAGACTCTGTATGAGGAATGGATAATGTCCGACGGCATTCATCTTAATTCACAAGGTCATCAATGGCTTTTCAAGAAGGTATTAGCATGGCATCCATTAAGCAAATGGGCATCCGAATAA
- a CDS encoding TIGR00297 family protein, with translation MPSIYNSWAWAFCINFLIIAIAQRFPFLTNTGWLHAGILGTILLACLGWSGWFAVALYLLLGTLVTKIGFSYKKSRGIAEGRGGRRGPENVWGSAATGAILAIAYQLFSGYGEYFIFIGFSSSFSAKLADTFGSEIGKRYGRKTFLITNLKRAKAGTDGAISLEGTYASFFGSLIMGLVMFLLSFINSLQSLFIVITSGFIATIMESYFGAVFQQRISWLTNEVVNFIQTLFAALLSMLIAILLININ, from the coding sequence ATGCCATCTATTTATAATTCTTGGGCCTGGGCATTTTGTATCAATTTTCTAATTATTGCAATTGCTCAGAGATTTCCATTCCTTACCAACACAGGTTGGCTTCATGCTGGAATATTAGGAACAATACTTTTAGCTTGTTTAGGGTGGTCAGGTTGGTTTGCAGTAGCTCTTTACTTATTACTTGGAACTCTTGTAACTAAAATTGGATTTTCATATAAGAAGTCTAGAGGTATAGCTGAGGGGCGTGGTGGTAGACGTGGACCTGAGAATGTCTGGGGCTCTGCGGCTACAGGTGCTATCTTGGCTATTGCTTATCAGCTCTTTAGTGGATATGGTGAATACTTTATATTTATAGGTTTTTCTTCTAGCTTCTCGGCAAAGTTAGCAGATACATTTGGAAGTGAGATAGGAAAAAGATATGGCAGGAAGACTTTTTTGATTACTAACCTCAAGCGTGCGAAAGCAGGTACTGATGGAGCAATAAGTCTTGAGGGTACATATGCAAGCTTTTTTGGCAGTCTCATTATGGGACTAGTAATGTTCCTATTGTCATTCATTAATTCTCTTCAATCTCTTTTTATAGTTATTACAAGTGGCTTTATAGCAACGATTATGGAAAGTTATTTTGGCGCGGTATTTCAGCAACGTATTTCGTGGCTTACTAATGAGGTCGTTAATTTCATCCAGACATTGTTTGCCGCTTTACTTTCTATGCTAATAGCTATATTACTTATAAATATTAATTAA
- a CDS encoding 16S rRNA (uracil(1498)-N(3))-methyltransferase: protein MQSFPIPNIVMSEYRRLLISSKRIEDSLQNNNLIKLTTKEKHYITRVLRLRDDDQLAVIDGLGRLWNANLVNNDYLVLTTNAFNPIESSSRPEIQTCLAIVMPKYGMDDVIRMSCEIGIDIIQPLVSNRSVVTHLSSQRFSRWNVILNESVEQSERLWRPQLRELICFSNWLEHSFQGMLVTIGTTRTDKAQPFELLLEKTSTDVDEIWTAIGPEGGWTDDEIELAEKHHCINITMGNSILRSSTAAVVSTQIMSSWRTLNV from the coding sequence ATGCAATCTTTCCCAATACCTAATATAGTTATGTCTGAGTACAGGCGTTTGTTAATTTCATCTAAGCGTATAGAAGACTCCCTTCAAAATAATAATCTTATAAAACTTACTACCAAGGAGAAACATTATATAACTCGTGTTCTTAGATTACGAGATGATGATCAGCTAGCTGTTATTGATGGCTTAGGTCGCCTTTGGAATGCAAATCTTGTTAATAATGACTATCTTGTCTTAACAACGAATGCATTTAATCCTATTGAATCTTCTTCTAGACCTGAGATTCAAACTTGCCTTGCGATTGTCATGCCTAAATATGGAATGGATGATGTAATTAGGATGTCTTGTGAAATAGGTATAGATATTATTCAACCACTTGTTTCCAATAGATCTGTGGTTACTCATTTATCCTCTCAACGCTTTTCAAGATGGAATGTGATTCTTAATGAGTCTGTTGAACAATCAGAACGATTATGGAGACCTCAGTTGAGAGAATTAATTTGTTTCTCTAATTGGTTAGAGCATTCGTTTCAAGGTATGCTTGTAACTATTGGTACAACCAGAACTGATAAGGCTCAACCATTTGAGCTATTATTAGAAAAGACATCTACAGATGTTGATGAAATATGGACTGCAATAGGCCCAGAGGGTGGCTGGACTGACGATGAGATTGAATTGGCTGAAAAACATCATTGTATAAATATTACTATGGGAAACTCTATTCTCAGGTCTTCAACGGCTGCAGTAGTATCAACGCAAATTATGTCTTCATGGAGAACCTTAAATGTTTAA
- a CDS encoding DUF3531 family protein gives MDINFREIDPFNCWIWLKFAHPPSEGEKKYIDGLFDSWYVIGKLGGFNSENLQAHDAAAELSWITYEEESCMPALMHNLGTMEYQNEWGRCWVDLGTSDAMAFDILINCLIQINGDVVELKELVIGGVNDDWPVDDHPDAIFPNT, from the coding sequence ATGGACATTAATTTTAGAGAGATAGATCCATTTAACTGTTGGATTTGGCTCAAATTTGCTCATCCACCTAGTGAAGGTGAAAAAAAATATATAGACGGACTTTTTGACAGTTGGTATGTAATCGGCAAATTAGGAGGATTTAACTCTGAAAATCTACAGGCTCATGACGCTGCAGCAGAACTCAGTTGGATAACTTACGAAGAAGAATCTTGCATGCCCGCTTTAATGCATAATTTAGGCACGATGGAATATCAAAATGAATGGGGACGATGCTGGGTTGATTTGGGAACTTCAGATGCTATGGCATTTGATATATTGATCAATTGTCTAATCCAAATAAATGGAGATGTTGTTGAACTTAAAGAACTGGTAATAGGTGGAGTAAATGATGATTGGCCTGTTGATGACCATCCAGATGCAATCTTTCCCAATACCTAA
- a CDS encoding ABC transporter ATP-binding protein, which translates to MLELKRINYHPATSEYPVLKEITLQGTKGRPLIISGPSGSGKTSLIEVISGITAQNNGNIFWNKILVNERQRKRISGVVFQFPERHFIGLTVAQELRIGLRRLSGDLQTETLKKVGLENINITDSPEKLSGGQQRRIAIAVQLIRKPQILLLDEPTAGLDWSVRDEILKLIKLLSQEQLLIIVTHEPQLFKACDSKKYQLNNGVLNQLTK; encoded by the coding sequence ATGCTTGAACTAAAAAGAATCAATTATCATCCAGCAACTTCGGAGTATCCAGTCCTTAAAGAAATAACACTTCAGGGTACAAAAGGAAGACCCCTAATTATTTCAGGTCCTAGTGGTAGTGGTAAAACAAGTTTAATTGAAGTAATTAGTGGAATAACAGCTCAAAACAATGGGAATATCTTTTGGAACAAAATTTTAGTAAATGAAAGACAGCGTAAAAGGATATCCGGTGTTGTATTCCAGTTCCCAGAACGTCATTTTATAGGTTTAACTGTTGCTCAAGAATTACGAATAGGGCTTAGAAGATTATCCGGTGATCTTCAAACAGAAACATTAAAAAAAGTAGGCTTGGAAAATATAAACATTACAGACTCCCCTGAAAAATTGAGTGGCGGCCAGCAAAGAAGAATAGCAATAGCTGTCCAACTAATAAGAAAACCTCAAATACTCTTATTAGATGAACCAACAGCAGGGCTAGATTGGTCAGTACGAGACGAGATACTTAAATTAATCAAATTACTTTCACAAGAACAACTTTTGATTATTGTTACTCATGAACCTCAACTCTTTAAGGCTTGTGATTCAAAGAAGTATCAATTAAACAATGGGGTCCTTAATCAACTTACCAAATAA
- the hslO gene encoding Hsp33 family molecular chaperone HslO, with product MNDLLVRATAANGAIRLVAVTTTETTKEARRRHSLSHLTTALLGRAMGSALILASSMKVKHGRVTVKIQSDGPINGLFVDAGRDGTVRGYLGNPDLELDLILTKTKKHYFDFQTATGRGYLNVTRDNGKGEPFSSTVELVNGCIGEDIASYLFQSEQTKSAVFVGEKISNGELVCSGALIAQVLPKEVDNDSLLDFVNKECFNIDNFSEELYRCKNNLPNLFNSLFPKLNPYVIKDRDNFQNISFKCRCSRSRSISALKLLGKKEILDILNTEKESKLTCKFCNTVYSIDEKELMRISDEIG from the coding sequence ATGAATGATTTACTTGTAAGAGCAACTGCTGCCAATGGAGCCATAAGACTCGTAGCCGTAACAACGACAGAAACTACCAAAGAAGCAAGAAGACGCCACTCCCTTTCCCATTTGACAACAGCACTTTTAGGAAGAGCAATGGGGTCAGCTCTAATACTTGCAAGTTCAATGAAAGTAAAGCATGGAAGAGTGACAGTAAAAATTCAATCTGACGGACCTATCAATGGACTATTTGTAGATGCTGGTAGAGATGGAACTGTTAGAGGATATTTAGGGAATCCTGATTTAGAACTTGATTTAATACTGACCAAAACCAAGAAGCATTATTTCGATTTTCAAACTGCTACTGGCAGAGGATATCTAAATGTCACAAGGGATAACGGCAAAGGAGAACCATTTTCAAGTACTGTTGAATTAGTAAATGGTTGTATCGGCGAGGACATCGCCTCATACTTATTCCAATCAGAGCAGACTAAATCTGCGGTTTTTGTAGGAGAAAAGATTAGCAATGGAGAACTTGTTTGTTCAGGAGCCTTAATAGCACAAGTATTGCCAAAAGAAGTTGATAACGATAGCCTTCTAGATTTCGTAAATAAAGAATGCTTTAATATTGATAATTTCAGTGAAGAACTTTATAGATGCAAAAATAATCTGCCTAATCTATTTAATTCATTATTTCCAAAATTAAACCCATATGTTATAAAGGATAGAGACAATTTTCAAAATATTAGTTTTAAATGTCGTTGTTCAAGATCACGAAGCATCTCGGCACTAAAACTGTTAGGCAAGAAAGAAATATTAGATATATTAAACACAGAAAAAGAGTCCAAACTTACATGCAAATTTTGTAATACTGTATATTCTATAGATGAAAAAGAACTAATGCGTATTAGCGATGAAATAGGGTAG
- a CDS encoding CPP1-like family protein, whose translation MTNTNFGNQQDPKDAFSQLGIQPGSTYEEIKKARDIRLKEAGDDLILKAKIESSYDLLLMDSLKARRLGKVSNEAINASQKENNSFGNNLTNLKGSLLTKINTFTNYDSVNSDKTENSFLNLPEGQGLTIRLCLGLFIIVLLLVAPDQNIQIILSLSTFALVISQVKRGKKILPSLGWSVVFLSCGYILGGLVVTNLAINSQNIMPISIDKIEALPALILLWIGSLVLN comes from the coding sequence GTGACCAATACAAACTTTGGTAACCAGCAAGATCCTAAAGATGCTTTTTCACAGCTAGGAATTCAACCAGGTTCTACTTATGAAGAAATTAAGAAAGCTAGAGATATTAGATTAAAAGAAGCAGGTGATGACCTCATTCTTAAAGCAAAGATTGAATCATCATATGATCTGTTACTAATGGATTCTCTTAAGGCAAGACGTTTAGGTAAAGTTAGTAATGAGGCTATAAATGCTTCTCAGAAAGAGAACAATTCATTTGGGAATAATTTAACTAATCTTAAAGGCTCATTGCTAACAAAAATCAATACATTTACGAATTATGATTCTGTTAATTCTGATAAAACTGAAAATTCCTTTTTAAATCTTCCTGAAGGACAGGGCCTAACTATAAGACTTTGCTTAGGACTGTTTATCATCGTCTTGCTTTTAGTAGCACCTGATCAAAATATTCAAATTATTCTTTCTTTATCAACTTTTGCTTTAGTAATTAGTCAAGTAAAACGTGGTAAAAAGATTTTGCCATCGTTAGGATGGAGTGTTGTATTTCTTTCATGTGGTTACATCCTTGGCGGTCTAGTCGTAACTAATCTTGCAATTAACTCACAAAATATAATGCCTATTTCCATAGATAAGATTGAGGCTTTGCCCGCATTGATTTTATTATGGATAGGCTCCTTAGTATTAAATTAA